The proteins below come from a single Diceros bicornis minor isolate mBicDic1 chromosome 3, mDicBic1.mat.cur, whole genome shotgun sequence genomic window:
- the SHH gene encoding sonic hedgehog protein produces the protein MDEMLLLARCLLVVLVSSLLMCSGLACGPGRGFGKRRHPKKLTPLAYKQFIPNVAEKTLGASGRYEGKISRNSERFKELTPNYNPDIIFKDEENTGADRLMTQRCKDKLNALAISVMNQWPGVKLRVTEGWDEDGHHSEESLHYEGRAVDITTSDRDRSKYGMLARLAVEAGFDWVYYESKAHIHCSVKAENSVAAKSGGCFPGSATVHLERGGTKLVKDLRPGDRVLAADDQGRLLYSDFLTFLDRDDGAKKVFYVIETREPRERLLLTAAHLLFVAPHNDSAAGEPGAPWSAGPPPGGVPGRRALFASRVRPGQRVYVVAERGGDRRLLPAAVHSVTLREEATGAYAPLTAQGTILINRVLASCYAVIEEHGWAHWAFAPFRLAHALLAALAPARTDRGGDGDGGGGGRVPPPAPGAPGAADAPGAAGVHWYSQLLYQIGTWLLDSEALHPLGVAVKSS, from the exons ATGGACGAGATGCTGCTGCTGGCGAGATGTCTGCTGGTGGTTCTTGTCTCCTCGCTGCTGATGTGCTCGGGGCTGGCGTGCGGACCCGGCAGGGGATTTGGGAAAAGGCGGCACCCCAAAAAGCTGACCCCTTTAGCCTACAAGCAGTTTATCCCCAACGTGGCTGAGAAGACCCTAGGGGCCAGTGGAAGATATGAAGGGAAGATCTCGAGAAACTCGGAGCGATTTAAGGAACTCACCCCCAATTACAACCCCGACATCATATTTAAGGATGAAGAAAACACTGGAGCGGACCGGCTGATGACTCAG AGGTGTAAGGACAAGTTGAATGCCTTGGCCATCTCAGTGATGAACCAGTGGCCGGGAGTGAAGCTGCGGGTGACCGAGGGCTGGGACGAGGACGGCCACCACTCAGAGGAGTCGCTGCACTACGAGGGCCGCGCCGTGGACATCACCACCTCAGACCGAGACCGCAGCAAGTACGGCATGCTGGCGCGCCTGGCCGTGGAGGCCGGCTTTGACTGGGTCTACTACGAGTCCAAAGCGCACATCCACTGCTCCGTGAAAGCAG AGAACTCGGTGGCAGCCAAATCGGGCGGCTGCTTCCCAGGCTCGGCCACGGTGCACCTGGAGCGGGGCGGCACCAAGCTGGTGAAGGACCTGCGCCCCGGGGACCGGGTGCTGGCGGCCGATGACCAGGGCCGGCTGCTCTACAGCGACTTCCTCACCTTCCTGGACCGCGACGACGGCGCCAAGAAGGTCTTCTATGTGATCGAGACGAGGGAGCCGCGCGAGCGCCTTCTGCTCACCGCTGCGCACCTGCTCTTCGTCGCGCCGCACAACGACTCGGCCGCCGGGGAGCCTGGGGCGCCGTGGAGCGCGGGGCCGCCGCCGGGGGGCGTGCCGGGGCGCCGGGCGCTCTTTGCCAGCCGCGTGCGCCCGGGCCAGCGCGTGTACGTGGTGGCCGAGCGCGGCGGGGACCGCCGGCTCCTGCCTGCCGCGGTGCACAGCGTGACGCTGCGCGAGGAGGCCACGGGCGCGTACGCGCCTCTCACGGCGCAGGGCACCATCCTCATCAACAGGGTGCTGGCGTCGTGCTACGCGGTCATCGAGGAGCACGGCTGGGCGCACTGGGCCTTCGCGCCCTTCCGCCTGGCGCACGCGCTCTTGGCCGCACTGGCGCCGGCGCGCACGGACCGCGGCGGGGACGGCGACGGCGGAGGCGGCGGCCGCGTCCCTCCGCCCGCGCCAGGGGCGCCAGGTGCGGCCGACGCGCCAGGTGCCGCCGGCGTCCACTGGTACTCGCAGCTGCTCTACCAAATAGGCACCTGGCTGTTGGACAGCGAAGCCCTGCACCCGCTCGGCGTGGCGGTCAAGTCCAGCTGA